One genomic region from Microscilla marina ATCC 23134 encodes:
- a CDS encoding AAA family ATPase, with the protein MKILIIGASGAGTTTLGQTLAQHTSYTHLDVDNYYWKPTKPSFQEKMPLAKRNQKLTADFNCLPKVIVSGSLISWGNEWLQAFDLVVFLYLPQKTRMERLRQREIQRHGEALHTHALIRQTSQAFLEWAAQYDDPNFTGRSLAVHQQWLQKLACPVLRLKGAIELEQKVIKVMALME; encoded by the coding sequence ATGAAGATTTTAATAATAGGCGCTTCCGGGGCGGGTACTACTACCTTGGGGCAAACTTTGGCGCAACACACCTCCTACACTCATTTAGATGTAGATAATTATTACTGGAAACCTACGAAGCCATCTTTTCAGGAAAAAATGCCTTTAGCAAAAAGAAATCAAAAATTAACCGCAGACTTCAATTGTTTACCCAAGGTAATTGTCAGTGGCTCGCTCATTAGCTGGGGCAATGAATGGTTACAAGCATTCGACCTGGTGGTGTTTCTTTACTTGCCCCAAAAAACAAGAATGGAACGCCTCAGGCAAAGGGAAATACAACGGCACGGAGAGGCGCTGCATACCCACGCACTCATTCGTCAAACTTCTCAAGCCTTTTTGGAGTGGGCAGCCCAATATGATGACCCTAACTTTACGGGAAGATCGCTGGCAGTACATCAACAATGGTTACAAAAACTTGCCTGCCCGGTGCTCAGGCTAAAGGGGGCAATAGAGCTTGAACAGAAAGTAATAAAGGTGATGGCACTGATGGAATAA